One Qiania dongpingensis genomic window carries:
- a CDS encoding NYN domain-containing protein, whose amino-acid sequence MDKELKFAILIDADNISEKYIKIILDETAKSGVATYKRIYGDWTNPQLNSWKNVLLDNSIIPIQQYGYTTGKNSTDSAMIIDAMDILYSGTVDGFCIASSDSDFTRLAARLRESGMHVIGMGESKTPKPFISACNQFKYLDILLSNLQEEEAADAPDTESEPAAEADKLETPVSRKGRTAAKKAGSSVSKLKSESSVLSAASASSSSRLKKKGPEPQTNLKMIKKAILSLVEECSDDDGWIFSAELGNQLAKRFPDFDVRNFGFSKFTPFINSLDLFEVKRNQASSNSNVQLVYFKIKEPAKKRP is encoded by the coding sequence ATGGATAAGGAATTAAAATTCGCGATATTGATCGACGCAGATAACATTTCAGAAAAATACATTAAGATCATTCTGGATGAGACCGCCAAAAGCGGAGTAGCAACCTACAAAAGAATCTACGGGGACTGGACCAATCCCCAGCTGAACTCCTGGAAAAATGTACTGCTGGACAATTCCATCATCCCCATCCAGCAGTACGGATACACCACCGGCAAGAATTCCACTGATTCGGCCATGATCATCGATGCGATGGATATCTTATACTCCGGAACGGTGGACGGCTTCTGTATCGCTTCCTCGGACAGCGATTTCACCCGTCTGGCGGCAAGGCTCCGGGAATCCGGCATGCATGTGATCGGCATGGGGGAAAGCAAAACGCCAAAGCCCTTCATCTCTGCCTGCAACCAGTTTAAATATCTGGATATCCTCTTGTCCAATCTTCAGGAGGAGGAAGCCGCAGACGCTCCGGATACAGAAAGTGAACCGGCGGCGGAAGCCGATAAACTGGAAACGCCTGTTTCCAGAAAAGGAAGAACCGCTGCAAAAAAGGCCGGCAGTTCGGTTTCCAAATTAAAATCGGAGTCTTCCGTTTTATCCGCCGCCTCGGCATCGTCCTCTTCCCGGCTGAAAAAGAAGGGGCCGGAGCCCCAAACTAACCTGAAGATGATCAAAAAAGCCATCCTCTCCCTGGTGGAGGAATGCTCCGACGACGACGGGTGGATTTTTTCGGCAGAGCTGGGAAATCAGCTCGCTAAACGCTTCCCTGACTTTGATGTACGGAACTTTGGTTTTTCCAAATTCACCCCGTTCATCAACTCTCTCGATCTTTTCGAGGTGAAGAGAAATCAGGCCAGCTCCAACAGCAACGTCCAGCTGGTATATTTCAAGATAAAAGAACCTGCAAAAAAAAGGCCATAG
- a CDS encoding zinc-ribbon domain-containing protein, protein MYCTNCGKELSDGAAVCDECGTSFTPDGQAKAPAEDISRQDTAWDNGGENTAGGASENSSSEEPRRPYMDYQPFSGQNETNFQAGQNTYEEYGNQQGSYEQNPYGQNPYGQSPYGQNPYGQNPYGQNPYGQNTYKKDGGEEGHTGLAIASLVLGIIGTCCCCLPLLCIPIGIVGLIFGIIGMKSSSRGLAIAGLVLSSIALVLGVMMILVMIVSGDSYISYHWNW, encoded by the coding sequence ATGTATTGTACTAATTGCGGCAAAGAGCTCTCCGATGGCGCTGCCGTCTGCGATGAATGCGGCACCTCATTCACCCCTGACGGACAAGCAAAGGCTCCCGCGGAAGATATATCCAGACAAGATACTGCCTGGGATAACGGCGGCGAAAACACGGCCGGAGGCGCATCCGAAAACAGCAGTTCCGAAGAGCCTCGTCGTCCTTATATGGATTACCAGCCGTTTTCCGGTCAGAATGAAACGAACTTTCAGGCCGGGCAGAACACTTATGAAGAATATGGGAACCAGCAGGGTTCTTATGAGCAGAATCCTTATGGACAGAACCCTTACGGACAGAGCCCCTATGGACAAAACCCCTACGGGCAAAATCCTTACGGGCAGAATCCTTACGGGCAGAACACCTATAAGAAGGACGGCGGAGAAGAGGGCCATACAGGCCTTGCCATCGCTTCACTTGTCCTCGGCATCATCGGCACCTGCTGCTGCTGCCTTCCTCTGCTCTGTATACCCATCGGCATCGTAGGGCTGATATTTGGCATCATCGGCATGAAATCCAGTTCCCGCGGACTCGCCATTGCCGGACTGGTCCTCAGTTCCATCGCTCTGGTTCTCGGCGTGATGATGATACTGGTGATGATCGTCAGCGGTGATTCCTACATTTCCTACCATTGGAACTGGTAA
- a CDS encoding polysaccharide deacetylase family protein: MRLLRSPKKKLLKKELLHRIAENGFLWLAVFILAAGAILYIPAAISVSSTVGTRELPIYSVDTDKKQVALSFDAAWGNEDTRSIMEILRKHNIKCTFFMTGGWVESYPEDVRFIASEGHDLGNHSETHPNMSELSPDEIKSELMSVHNKVKELTGVEMTLFRPPYGDYDNNVVLTSKECGYYCIQWDVDSLDWKDYGTENIIKTVLNHKNLQNGSIILMHNGAKYTPGALEAIITGLQNQGYELVPISQLIYKDSYHMDQTGRQIHD; the protein is encoded by the coding sequence ATGAGATTATTACGAAGCCCGAAAAAGAAGCTCCTGAAAAAAGAACTCCTTCACCGCATAGCGGAAAATGGCTTCTTGTGGCTGGCTGTCTTTATTCTGGCCGCCGGCGCCATTCTCTATATCCCCGCGGCCATCTCCGTCAGCAGCACCGTCGGCACCAGGGAGCTTCCTATTTACAGCGTGGATACCGATAAAAAACAGGTCGCTCTCAGTTTTGACGCCGCCTGGGGAAATGAAGACACCAGGTCCATCATGGAAATCCTCCGGAAGCATAACATAAAATGTACTTTTTTCATGACCGGCGGCTGGGTGGAATCCTATCCGGAAGACGTAAGGTTCATTGCTTCGGAAGGACACGATCTCGGAAATCATAGTGAAACCCATCCCAATATGAGCGAATTGAGTCCGGACGAAATCAAATCTGAGCTTATGTCTGTACATAATAAAGTAAAAGAACTGACCGGAGTGGAAATGACCCTGTTCCGTCCGCCATACGGAGATTATGACAACAACGTGGTGCTGACCAGCAAAGAATGTGGATACTATTGCATTCAATGGGACGTGGACAGCCTGGACTGGAAAGATTACGGCACAGAAAACATTATCAAGACCGTCCTTAACCACAAAAACCTCCAGAACGGCTCCATTATCCTGATGCACAACGGAGCTAAGTATACGCCGGGAGCTCTGGAGGCTATTATTACAGGACTGCAGAACCAGGGATATGAACTGGTCCCCATCTCTCAGCTGATATACAAGGACAGCTATCACATGGATCAAACTGGCCGGCAGATTCATGACTAA
- a CDS encoding Na+/H+ antiporter NhaC family protein, producing MAGTAWALLPPVVAIALALITKEVYLSLLIGIVSGALLVTGFKPLASVETTFSIMGDKIGGNVDILIFLVLLGILVALITKSGASKAYGNWASKVIKSKRGALLSTVLLGSLIFVDDYFNCLTVGTVMRPVTDKYKISRAKLAYIIDATAAPVCIIAPISSWAAAVGSSLPEGSGIDGFSLFIRTIPFNLYAILTIIFMLYLIIRNIDYGAMKRYEEKTAREGEETAVSGEELRISGRGKVIDLVLPIAVLILFCISGMLYTGGILEGAGIVEAFANCDSARSLVLGSFFTLVVTFLLYLPRRVISFREFCGSFTEGFKAMTPAIMILCLAWTLSGICREEYLDIGSFVRGVVGGSALIGMLLPAIFFAVATGLSFATGTSWGTFGILIPIAFVVLDAGDINMLTIATASILAGAVCGDHISPISDTTILASAGAQCNHLSHVSTQIPYALTVAACCMAGYFAAGFTKNGWVGSLVGLEALAASLLLVGRNGKRTEK from the coding sequence ATGGCGGGTACAGCTTGGGCGCTTCTGCCTCCTGTTGTGGCGATCGCGCTGGCATTGATCACAAAGGAGGTCTATCTTTCACTGTTGATCGGCATTGTGTCCGGGGCACTGCTGGTGACCGGATTTAAACCGCTGGCTTCTGTGGAAACCACGTTCTCGATCATGGGCGACAAAATCGGCGGAAACGTGGACATCCTGATATTTCTGGTGCTTTTAGGCATTCTGGTGGCGCTGATCACCAAATCCGGCGCGTCAAAGGCCTATGGGAACTGGGCATCCAAGGTCATCAAATCAAAGAGAGGAGCTCTCTTATCCACCGTGCTTTTAGGATCCCTGATTTTTGTGGATGATTATTTCAACTGCCTGACCGTAGGGACGGTCATGAGGCCTGTGACAGATAAATATAAAATCAGCAGAGCGAAGCTGGCTTATATCATTGATGCCACCGCGGCGCCTGTCTGCATCATTGCGCCGATCTCAAGCTGGGCGGCGGCGGTAGGCTCATCCCTGCCGGAAGGGAGCGGGATTGACGGCTTCAGCCTGTTTATCAGAACGATTCCTTTCAATCTCTATGCGATCCTGACCATAATTTTTATGCTATATCTGATCATACGGAATATCGATTACGGTGCAATGAAAAGGTATGAAGAAAAGACGGCGAGAGAAGGGGAAGAAACTGCGGTTTCCGGAGAGGAGCTTCGCATCAGCGGCAGAGGAAAGGTGATCGATCTGGTTCTGCCGATTGCGGTTCTCATCCTGTTCTGTATCAGCGGCATGCTGTACACGGGCGGGATTCTGGAAGGAGCGGGGATCGTGGAGGCATTTGCGAACTGCGATTCTGCCAGAAGTCTGGTACTGGGTTCCTTTTTCACCCTTGTTGTGACTTTCCTTCTGTATCTTCCAAGAAGAGTGATCTCCTTCCGCGAGTTCTGCGGAAGCTTTACAGAGGGATTTAAGGCGATGACGCCGGCCATCATGATACTCTGCCTCGCATGGACCTTATCCGGCATATGCCGTGAGGAGTATTTGGACATTGGAAGTTTTGTGCGCGGGGTAGTCGGAGGCAGCGCACTGATTGGCATGCTCCTTCCCGCTATCTTCTTTGCCGTGGCCACAGGCCTGTCCTTTGCTACCGGCACTTCTTGGGGGACCTTTGGTATACTGATTCCTATCGCGTTTGTGGTGCTCGATGCAGGAGATATCAATATGCTGACCATTGCCACGGCGTCCATTCTTGCGGGGGCCGTGTGCGGAGATCATATTTCTCCCATTTCTGATACGACGATCCTGGCTTCGGCGGGCGCACAGTGCAATCATTTAAGCCACGTGTCGACCCAGATACCATATGCTCTCACGGTGGCGGCGTGCTGCATGGCCGGGTATTTTGCGGCCGGATTTACGAAGAACGGCTGGGTGGGGTCCTTGGTCGGGCTTGAGGCTTTGGCAGCATCGCTGCTTTTGGTGGGGCGGAACGGAAAAAGAACAGAAAAATAG
- a CDS encoding DNA-directed RNA polymerase subunit M has product MIRVFICPECGKARVVSKFLKADCYHCGAEMKVCDVPYTKWVEMDPEERERLSESYRGHNRQQMGNNKIK; this is encoded by the coding sequence GTGATTCGGGTATTTATATGTCCGGAGTGCGGTAAGGCAAGAGTAGTATCCAAGTTTCTGAAAGCGGACTGTTATCATTGCGGGGCAGAGATGAAGGTATGTGATGTTCCCTATACAAAATGGGTGGAAATGGATCCAGAAGAGAGGGAAAGGCTTTCGGAGTCTTACCGCGGTCATAACCGGCAGCAGATGGGGAATAATAAAATTAAATAG
- a CDS encoding agmatinase family protein, giving the protein MDERILYPSFSGINTFLRAPYVTLDEIEEGDYVVSGVPYDVTIGTRPGPRYAPNAIREETKHFIYHLCAIDGEVVDVCTKKRMLAPPKEIVKDIGDIRVYPTDVMKTTEQVADTIEKIVEKGAFPVTLGGDHYIAYPVVKGFERGYKKRMGRDVKIGYLHIDSHMDMYDENDTWGKYYQGSPARRISELESFDLKHMVFVGLNGTTGAECYDYAVNGGASLYTIDDIRRDGVRAVMEKAIAAASEGCDVVYATIDIDILDQAYGCGTGSYVYGGITAVELLEIGSILGDTSCIGGIDMVEVSPPCDPTGSTNRLAASTLINFLKPRLFEFR; this is encoded by the coding sequence ATGGACGAGAGGATTCTGTATCCATCTTTCAGCGGCATCAACACATTTCTGCGGGCGCCGTATGTGACCTTGGATGAAATTGAGGAGGGAGATTACGTCGTATCCGGAGTACCTTATGATGTGACCATTGGCACCAGGCCGGGACCAAGATACGCTCCCAACGCGATTCGGGAGGAGACCAAGCACTTTATTTACCACCTTTGTGCCATTGACGGAGAGGTCGTGGACGTATGCACGAAGAAGAGGATGCTGGCGCCGCCTAAAGAGATCGTAAAGGACATCGGAGATATCCGCGTGTATCCCACCGACGTGATGAAGACGACGGAACAGGTGGCGGACACCATAGAAAAGATCGTGGAAAAGGGGGCGTTTCCCGTTACCCTGGGCGGGGACCACTATATCGCTTATCCCGTAGTGAAAGGCTTTGAGCGGGGCTATAAAAAGCGCATGGGCCGGGATGTGAAGATCGGCTATTTACATATTGATTCTCATATGGACATGTACGATGAGAACGATACATGGGGGAAATATTACCAGGGTTCTCCGGCGCGGCGTATCAGCGAGCTGGAAAGCTTTGATCTGAAGCATATGGTCTTTGTAGGCCTGAACGGAACGACGGGAGCGGAGTGCTATGATTACGCAGTAAACGGCGGAGCTTCTTTGTATACCATTGACGATATTCGCAGGGACGGTGTGCGTGCGGTGATGGAAAAAGCCATTGCGGCCGCATCAGAAGGCTGTGATGTGGTGTATGCCACCATAGATATCGACATATTGGATCAGGCTTATGGATGCGGGACAGGCAGCTATGTATATGGAGGGATCACGGCTGTGGAGCTTCTGGAGATCGGAAGCATCCTCGGGGATACTTCCTGCATCGGCGGTATCGATATGGTAGAGGTGTCGCCGCCCTGTGATCCTACCGGCTCCACCAACAGGCTGGCGGCCAGCACTTTGATCAATTTCCTGAAGCCGAGGCTTTTTGAGTTCCGGTGA
- a CDS encoding EamA family transporter, which translates to MWFWFAILSAVFAALTSILAKLGIEGINSNLATAIRTVVVLVMAWGIVFMTGAHQGISDISAKSWIFLVLSGLATGLSWICYYRALQLGDASKVVPIDKFSVVISIVLAFVILHEAVTWKAVLGGILITAGTFVMIL; encoded by the coding sequence ATGTGGTTCTGGTTTGCGATTCTGTCGGCGGTATTTGCCGCGCTGACATCGATCCTGGCAAAGCTGGGGATCGAGGGGATTAATTCCAATCTGGCCACCGCGATCCGCACCGTAGTGGTGCTTGTTATGGCCTGGGGAATCGTATTCATGACAGGAGCTCATCAGGGGATTTCCGACATCTCCGCAAAAAGCTGGATTTTTCTAGTGCTGTCCGGGCTGGCGACAGGCCTGTCCTGGATCTGCTATTACCGCGCATTGCAGCTCGGCGACGCATCCAAAGTGGTGCCGATCGACAAATTCAGCGTGGTGATTTCCATCGTCCTGGCGTTCGTGATCCTTCATGAAGCAGTGACCTGGAAAGCGGTCCTGGGAGGAATCCTGATAACCGCCGGGACCTTTGTGATGATTCTCTAA
- a CDS encoding aldehyde dehydrogenase, with the protein MEIQNIVEKQRDYFATGATRPVAFRLNALKRLQEEIKKREPLIHAALKKDLNKSGFESYMTETGMTLAELSYLRKHLKSFCRPRAKLSPLAQFHSRSFTVHEPYGVTLVMSPWNYPFMLCLEPLAGALAAGNCCILKPSAYAPATSAAIRELIEAVFPPEYVAVVEGGRAENTALLEQRFDYIFFTGGVKVGKLVMEKASRNLTPVTLELGGKSPCIVEESADLKTAARRLAFGKYLNAGQTCVAPDYLLIQESIKKPFLALLEKEIRSMFGERPLENPDYPKIINEKHFNRILSLMEGEKLLTGGECRRETLQIAPAVLDEISADAPVMKEEIFGPLLPVLTFREIGEAEKFVQVREKPLACYIFTKKKEVEKRLLSSLSFGGGCVNDTIIHLATSRMGFGGVGGSGMGSYHGKKSFETFSHEKSIVKKYNWIDMPIRYQPYTKKKEKLLRLFLK; encoded by the coding sequence GTGGAGATTCAGAATATCGTTGAAAAGCAGCGGGATTATTTTGCCACAGGCGCAACAAGACCTGTGGCATTTCGTTTGAATGCGCTGAAACGACTGCAGGAAGAAATAAAGAAGCGGGAGCCGCTGATCCACGCGGCGCTTAAAAAGGACCTGAATAAATCGGGTTTTGAGTCCTATATGACAGAGACCGGAATGACATTGGCTGAGCTGAGTTATCTCCGGAAGCATTTAAAGAGCTTTTGCAGGCCGAGGGCGAAGCTGTCGCCGCTTGCACAGTTCCACAGCAGGAGCTTTACGGTCCATGAGCCTTATGGGGTGACGCTGGTAATGTCTCCCTGGAACTATCCGTTCATGCTGTGCCTTGAACCTCTGGCAGGCGCGCTGGCGGCCGGTAACTGCTGTATCCTGAAGCCGTCTGCTTATGCGCCGGCTACATCAGCCGCCATACGGGAGCTGATCGAGGCCGTATTCCCCCCGGAATATGTGGCGGTTGTAGAGGGAGGCCGGGCAGAAAATACGGCGCTCCTGGAGCAGCGCTTTGACTATATCTTTTTCACGGGTGGCGTGAAGGTGGGAAAACTGGTGATGGAGAAGGCATCCCGGAATCTGACGCCGGTCACGCTGGAATTGGGGGGAAAGAGCCCCTGCATCGTGGAAGAGTCCGCAGATCTTAAAACGGCTGCCAGGCGGCTGGCCTTTGGAAAATATCTGAACGCTGGGCAGACCTGCGTAGCGCCTGATTATCTGCTTATCCAAGAGTCCATTAAGAAGCCCTTTCTGGCTCTGCTGGAAAAGGAAATCCGCTCCATGTTTGGAGAACGGCCTCTGGAGAATCCGGATTATCCGAAGATCATCAATGAAAAACACTTTAACAGAATCCTGAGCCTCATGGAGGGAGAGAAGCTCCTGACAGGAGGAGAATGCCGGCGGGAAACGCTCCAGATCGCCCCGGCGGTTCTGGATGAAATATCGGCGGATGCTCCGGTGATGAAGGAGGAAATCTTCGGCCCGCTTCTGCCGGTGCTCACTTTCCGGGAAATCGGAGAGGCGGAGAAATTCGTTCAGGTGAGAGAAAAGCCTCTTGCGTGCTATATTTTTACCAAAAAGAAAGAAGTGGAGAAACGGCTGCTCAGTTCTCTGAGCTTTGGCGGCGGCTGCGTAAATGATACCATTATACACCTGGCCACTTCCCGTATGGGATTCGGCGGCGTAGGCGGCAGCGGGATGGGAAGCTATCACGGGAAAAAGAGCTTTGAGACCTTCAGCCATGAAAAGAGTATTGTAAAGAAATACAATTGGATAGATATGCCGATCCGCTATCAGCCATATACGAAAAAAAAGGAAAAGCTTCTTAGGCTTTTCCTGAAATGA
- a CDS encoding secondary thiamine-phosphate synthase enzyme YjbQ, with the protein MNLFKHNIIVSERRDMVKITDTVKKDIKESGIKNGVIIVHCPHTTAALTINENADPDVIQDMLYAMEHAYPTKDIRYRHYEGNSHAHVKASTMGASVTLILEEGEMILGVWQDLYLCEFDGPRQRTFYVKVMEG; encoded by the coding sequence ATGAATTTGTTTAAGCATAATATCATTGTTTCAGAGCGCAGGGACATGGTGAAAATTACCGATACAGTAAAAAAGGACATCAAAGAGAGCGGCATTAAGAACGGAGTCATCATCGTGCACTGCCCGCATACTACCGCCGCCTTGACGATTAACGAAAACGCAGATCCGGATGTCATCCAGGACATGCTGTATGCCATGGAGCACGCCTATCCTACAAAGGATATCCGGTACCGCCACTATGAAGGGAATTCTCACGCCCACGTAAAAGCTTCTACCATGGGAGCTTCAGTGACTTTGATTCTGGAAGAGGGCGAGATGATTCTCGGGGTATGGCAGGATTTATACTTATGCGAGTTTGACGGGCCCAGGCAGCGTACCTTTTATGTGAAGGTGATGGAGGGATAG
- a CDS encoding DNA-deoxyinosine glycosylase, with protein MDKVIHEIPPVYDGNSKILVLGSFPSVKSRAGKFFYHHPQNRFWKVLAVVYGACTCSGNSCEGYVPETVEEKKRFLLENRIAVWDVIASCDIDGSSDSSIKNVVPNDLSVILDAADIQGIFCNGGTSYKLYDKYLEKRTGRQAVKLPSTSPANAAYSLERLTALWREALLP; from the coding sequence ATGGATAAAGTAATACACGAGATTCCGCCGGTATATGACGGGAATTCAAAGATTCTGGTCCTCGGCAGCTTTCCTTCGGTCAAGTCCCGGGCGGGAAAGTTCTTTTATCATCATCCTCAGAACCGGTTCTGGAAGGTGCTGGCGGTGGTATATGGAGCCTGCACTTGCAGCGGAAACAGCTGCGAGGGTTATGTCCCGGAAACGGTGGAAGAGAAAAAACGGTTTCTGCTGGAGAATCGGATTGCCGTTTGGGATGTGATAGCCAGCTGCGATATTGACGGTTCCAGCGACAGCAGCATAAAAAACGTGGTTCCCAATGATCTGTCCGTGATTCTGGACGCGGCGGATATCCAGGGGATCTTCTGCAACGGAGGAACTTCCTATAAATTATATGACAAATATCTGGAGAAAAGGACCGGGCGGCAGGCGGTGAAGCTGCCGTCCACGAGCCCGGCCAACGCGGCATATTCTCTGGAGAGACTTACAGCCCTGTGGAGGGAAGCCCTGCTTCCCTGA
- a CDS encoding AI-2E family transporter, which translates to MELNKNNSKKILGFIAFGILLFVGLEHLSVVGNAFRWILGLLFPFLLGACIAFILNVPMRLLEEKVFRKLKGRKVWDLIHRPVCMLLSIIVVLAVLCLVIFLVVPELIRTVSILSKSIPVFMENAQAWLIQLAKDWDISTERLEGVNIDWKQMLEAMGKFLQDGAATVVNTTIGVTSSIVSGVVNFFLAFIFSLYILASKEKLSEQFRKLMQVFLPEKRAGQFLRVCTVSNRIFSSFVTGQCTEAVILGVLCFLGMTLLRLPYAMVIGTLVGFTALIPVFGAFIGCFIGAFLILIVSPVKAVVFIVFLMLLQQLEGNLIYPKVVGTSIGLPGIWVLVAVTVGGSVFGIAGMLLFVPLCSVIYTLLRESVYRRLKPDPAPDHKQQP; encoded by the coding sequence ATGGAACTAAATAAGAACAACTCAAAAAAGATACTCGGATTCATTGCGTTCGGAATCCTTCTGTTTGTCGGGCTGGAGCATCTGAGCGTCGTCGGAAACGCTTTCCGATGGATTCTCGGCCTTCTATTCCCGTTCCTCCTGGGCGCATGTATCGCTTTCATCCTGAATGTACCCATGAGGCTGCTGGAAGAAAAGGTGTTCCGAAAGCTTAAAGGACGGAAGGTCTGGGACCTCATACACAGGCCCGTCTGCATGCTGCTGTCCATCATTGTCGTGCTGGCCGTCTTGTGCCTTGTAATCTTTTTAGTCGTTCCTGAATTGATCCGGACCGTCTCCATCCTGAGCAAAAGTATCCCCGTATTCATGGAGAACGCACAGGCATGGCTGATACAGCTTGCTAAGGATTGGGACATCTCCACGGAGCGGCTTGAAGGCGTCAATATCGACTGGAAGCAGATGCTGGAGGCCATGGGAAAATTCCTCCAGGACGGCGCGGCCACCGTCGTCAATACCACGATCGGAGTCACCTCCTCCATCGTGAGCGGAGTCGTCAACTTCTTTCTGGCGTTCATCTTTTCTCTGTACATCCTGGCTTCCAAAGAGAAACTCAGCGAACAGTTCCGCAAGCTAATGCAGGTATTCCTACCGGAAAAAAGAGCCGGACAGTTTCTCCGTGTCTGTACCGTCTCAAACCGGATCTTCTCGAGCTTTGTCACCGGACAGTGCACAGAAGCCGTTATCCTGGGTGTTCTCTGCTTTTTGGGCATGACCCTCCTGCGACTTCCTTATGCGATGGTGATCGGCACATTGGTGGGTTTCACTGCCCTGATCCCCGTATTTGGGGCTTTCATCGGGTGTTTTATCGGCGCATTCCTGATTCTGATCGTCAGCCCGGTCAAGGCTGTCGTCTTCATCGTCTTTCTGATGCTTCTTCAGCAGCTGGAGGGTAATCTGATATATCCAAAGGTAGTGGGCACCTCCATCGGGCTTCCCGGTATCTGGGTGCTGGTAGCCGTCACCGTGGGCGGAAGCGTGTTCGGAATCGCAGGTATGCTTCTCTTTGTCCCGCTCTGCTCCGTCATCTATACGCTCTTAAGAGAGTCCGTATACCGCCGCTTAAAGCCGGATCCGGCACCAGATCATAAACAACAGCCCTGA